A single window of Syntrophorhabdus sp. DNA harbors:
- a CDS encoding efflux RND transporter periplasmic adaptor subunit: MMDAQKGRGVIGRLRAMSRRKKVVAAGIVLVCVVVIVYVATRKKPAPPPERVAVTAAKAVAKDMPVELREIGTIEGYRSVPIYAQITGQLVKTHFKEGQDVKKGQPLFTIDPNQYQAKVRQAEAQLARDTAQMKFARDEAKRYKYLYEKGAVALSDYENKQSVADAQESLVVADRASLQDARLNLAHCFISAPFDGRMGAYAVFEGRMIKDVDTQLATINQISPVYASFSIAEKDLPAVRKYSVGQKLKARVLPAGYTGEPPEGELTFMDNTVNTQTGMILLKATFPNTDRFLWPGQFVNVVLTLTTEKGVVVVPERAIQLSQTGKYAFVIKADDTVEYRVVATDRTVRGLTVVRKGINAGETVVTDGHFKLRNGFPVSVRDSLASGQRGNGGSLEAAPGKPAPQKTGTGAPPPEASAGTKK; encoded by the coding sequence ATGATGGACGCACAGAAGGGCAGGGGAGTCATCGGCAGGCTTCGGGCGATGTCCCGGAGGAAAAAGGTCGTAGCGGCGGGGATCGTCCTCGTCTGCGTGGTCGTCATCGTATATGTCGCGACGAGAAAGAAGCCGGCGCCGCCGCCGGAGCGGGTGGCCGTGACCGCGGCGAAGGCTGTTGCGAAGGATATGCCCGTGGAGCTGAGGGAAATAGGGACCATCGAAGGTTATCGCAGCGTTCCCATCTACGCCCAGATAACGGGGCAACTGGTGAAGACCCATTTCAAAGAAGGTCAGGACGTCAAAAAGGGCCAGCCTCTTTTCACGATCGATCCCAACCAGTACCAGGCAAAGGTGCGCCAGGCCGAGGCGCAGCTGGCGCGGGACACGGCGCAGATGAAATTCGCCCGCGACGAGGCGAAGCGGTACAAGTACCTCTACGAAAAGGGCGCGGTCGCTCTTTCCGACTACGAGAACAAGCAGTCCGTCGCCGATGCGCAGGAGTCCCTCGTTGTCGCGGACAGGGCCTCTTTGCAGGATGCCCGGCTCAACCTGGCCCACTGTTTCATATCCGCTCCCTTCGATGGGCGCATGGGCGCCTATGCCGTCTTTGAGGGGAGGATGATCAAGGACGTGGATACCCAGCTAGCGACCATCAACCAGATATCGCCCGTCTATGCCTCCTTTTCCATAGCCGAAAAGGACCTCCCTGCCGTCAGGAAGTACTCCGTGGGTCAAAAGCTCAAAGCGAGGGTGCTTCCCGCCGGGTACACGGGAGAGCCGCCGGAAGGCGAGCTTACCTTCATGGACAATACCGTGAACACCCAGACGGGGATGATACTCCTTAAGGCGACATTTCCGAACACCGACAGGTTTCTCTGGCCGGGACAGTTCGTCAATGTGGTCCTCACTCTCACCACGGAAAAGGGCGTCGTCGTGGTTCCCGAGCGGGCTATACAGCTCAGCCAGACAGGGAAATATGCCTTTGTCATAAAGGCCGACGACACGGTCGAATATCGCGTGGTCGCGACGGACAGGACTGTGCGGGGCCTGACGGTGGTGCGAAAGGGGATAAACGCCGGGGAGACAGTCGTCACCGACGGCCACTTCAAGCTGAGGAACGGTTTCCCTGTTTCAGTGCGCGATTCACTCGCATCGGGACAGCGGGGTAACGGCGGAAGCCTTGAGGCCGCTCCCGGAAAACCCGCGCCTCAGAAGACCGGCACCGGAGCGCCCCCGCCGGAAGCCTCCGCAGGAACGAAGAAGTGA